ACCCTGCGCAACATCCCATAAAGGCAATAAGACTGTCCATATACAAGGCTCAAAGCAGCCGACACAAAAGCCCCGCGCCCACATTGGATTAATCCAATGTGGGCGCGGGGCTTTGTATGAGTGTGGATGTTTTGTAATAATTTAGAATTTTATATAAACAGGAATGATTTATTGTAATAAAATTGTAATATTGTATGGTGTGATTTAATTATTTGTGTGTTAGTGGTTTGTGTTTAGTTTTTGTATATTGTATATTCTTTGTTGTGATAATTTTATCATTTTTAAAAGAAGTTATCGTAACATATTTGTAACTTTGTATTGTAAAAACATAATTCAACTCACACTAACTATTAAGAATATGTCGTCTATGGATATCTGTAATAAGTTAATGCGTTTACACCCCAACCTGCTGAACTATGCTTTTATGTTAACTTCAAGCCGTGATGCTGCTAAAGATCTGTTGAAGGAGACTACTGCTATGGCATTGACAGCCGGTACAGGTGCTTCAGTGGATGATGAAAACCTGAAAGGGTGGGCGTTTGGTATTATGCGAAGTATTTTTGAGAAGAATTTCTCTCAAGGAGTGTCGCGTCAGCGTTCGGTTACAGTCTCTTCAAGAAGGGAGTGTGATATCCATGAACTTTCTTTTTCTCGTATCGGAGATGAATCCCTGCCTGAAGGGACCTATGCTTGTAGTGAGGTCACCTGTGTGCTGGAAGGGCTCAGTGAGGAGTACCGTAAGCCGGCAGAGATGTACTTTGCGGGATATAGTATGAAAGAGATTGCTCAGAGGCTTAATATTTCGACCTGTGTCGCAGAGCAACGAGTGTCGTACTCTAAAGGTCGGCTTCGTGCGGGTCTTGCCAAATGAGGCAATCCAAGTGGTTTAATAATTAAGAAAGGCGCGAGCTATAACAGCTGGCGCCTTTCGCGTATTATTTGAATGTATGGATTTGTCGTCGTTGTTGGTTATTTTTTCTCTTCGGGCTTGGTGTAGCGTGCGTTCAAGCCTTCGATCACTTCATTTGTGATGTCGAGAGATGGATTGAAGTATACGCCGGCGTTCTTGTACAGGATGGCATCATACTTCTTTGATGCGTTGTACTCCTTTATGAATTTCTCTATGGAGTCGTTGAGCTGGATCTGCTGCTGTGCGAGCTCGTTGTCGGCATTGCGACTGAGGCTGGCGAGATAGTTTTCAGCATCCTGCTGCATTTTCTGGAGCTTCTGCATATCAGCGTTGTAGCTTGCCTCGGTGAGATATCCGTTTGACTGAGCTTTCTGCTGTATTGAAGCGGCGAATTTCTGTATTTCAGTGCCTTTCGAGTTGCGTGCGTTGTCAATGCGCTGTACAGCCCGCATGGTGGCCTCCTGAAGATCTTTGGCGAGCTGGTAGTGAGCGAGCACTGAGTCGCCATCGATGTAACGGATGTTGATAGAAGAGGTGGTTGTCGCGCCATCGGCCGAAGTCGCTGTAGGGGCCTGTGTGGCTGAGCTCTTGTCGGTGGCAGAGTCTCCTCCGCAAGATGTCATGCTCAACGCCATTATGCCTAAGAGCAGCGAGGAAGCTGACATTGCTAACTTTTTCATATCGTAAATCTGAATGATAATGATGTAATAGAATTACTTTTGATGTTTCTGTGTGGTTGTGTGTGTGCGCGTGGCGGTTACATGTCATGGTGGCAACCTACGCCCCTGCGCCGGAGTTCGGCATTGTTGTGGGCATGCACCGAAGGGAATCTGCCTCCTTTGACGAAGAATATCTTTATTCCGAGCAATATTACAGCTAACGCTATCATGGCGATTGCAAGGCCTATGGTGGGGAGAATATTCATCGTTGTAAGAGTTTTTCCACTGCAAATGTAGCAATTTTAGCCTAATAATAGAGCTTATCTCAATTTTATTTTGTAATTTAGTGGTGCAATTAAGTATTTTTTATACTTGATTCACTTATGAGCTAAAATATTCTAAAAATACCAGTTAAAAACACCTAAAATTAAAAGACAAAAACCACCTTAAATAATAATTCAAAATATGGAAATCAAAGATCTTCAGCCCCAGGCAGTGTTCTCGATATTTGACGAGATTACACGTATTCCGCGTCCCTCCAAGAAGGAGGAGAAAATTCGCGCATATCTTCTGGACTTTGCCAGGGAGCACGATATAGCTGCAAAGACCGATGCAGTGGGCAATGTAGTGCTCAGTGTGCCTGCCACCCCGGGCATGAAGATGCGCCCACGGTAATTTTGCAGGGGCATATGGATATGGTGTGTGAAAGCAATGACAAGAGTTTTGATTTCACCACCCGGCCCATTCCGGCATATGTGGACGGAGAATGGATCAGAACCAAGGGTACCACTCTCGGAGCGGATAACGGTATAGGAATGGCAGCTTCGCTCGCTATCCTCACTGATAAGTCGTTTGAGCATGGTCCTATCGAGGCACTGTTCACTGTCGATGAAGAGACCGGTATGACCGGAGCCAACAATCTCGGCGAAGGTATGATATCTGGCTCAATACTTCTTAACCTTGACTCGGAGGATGATGCTGAGATTTTCGTTGGCTGTGCCGGAGGTATAGATACCCAGGCATTCTTTACCTACAAGCGTTCGTTTGCTCCTAATGATTTCCTTTATTTCAGGATAAATGTCGAGGGGCTCAACGGCGGTCACTCAGGCGGTGACATCCATCTCGGACGCGCTAATGCCAATAAGCTTCTTGCTCGTTTCCTTTTCCGTCTTTCAGGCCAGCATGAGGTAGTGGTGTCGGAGATCGACGGCGGAAATCTGCGCAATGCCATCCCGCGTGCGTCGCATGCAGTGATAGGTGTGCACACTTCCAAGAAGGAGAGCGTAAGAGTTCAGCTCAACAATTATATCGCAGAGCTTGAGAACGAGTATGCCGGACTGGAACCTAATCTCAAGATAACGATGGAGAGCGTGGACGCTCCTGATTTCGCTATTGACCAGGAGACTTCTACCAGCCTTATACGTGCGCTCTATAGCGCGCCTCATGGTGTTGTGTCAATGAGCCGTGATCTTGAGGGTCTTGTGGAGACATCCACTAACCTTGCCTCTGTAAAGATGACATCCGACAATACAATTGTAGTAACGACAAGCCAGCGTAGCTCGGTAGAGTCGCGCAAGCATGATATCGCGGCTCAGGTGGAGGCACATTTCCTCCTTGCCGGTGCACGTGTGGAGCATGGAGAGGGTTATCCAGGATGGCAGCCCAATATGGAGTCGCCTATCATGAAGATGAGCCGCGATGCCTATGAGGAGCTTTACGGTGTGAAGCCAGCCATCAAGGCTATCCATGCCGGCCTTGAGTGCGGACTTTTCCTCACCAAGTATCCTCATCTGGATATGGTGTCGTTCGGTCCGACTCTCCGCGATGTGCATTCTCCCTCCGAGCGTATGCATATCCCTGCCGTGGAACGTTTCTACGGTCAGTTGAAGCGCACACTTGAAAAGGTGGCTGTGACCAAGAAATAACATAAAATATCCGTTAGATACAATCAGGTGGCG
The sequence above is drawn from the Duncaniella freteri genome and encodes:
- a CDS encoding OmpH family outer membrane protein codes for the protein MKKLAMSASSLLLGIMALSMTSCGGDSATDKSSATQAPTATSADGATTTSSINIRYIDGDSVLAHYQLAKDLQEATMRAVQRIDNARNSKGTEIQKFAASIQQKAQSNGYLTEASYNADMQKLQKMQQDAENYLASLSRNADNELAQQQIQLNDSIEKFIKEYNASKKYDAILYKNAGVYFNPSLDITNEVIEGLNARYTKPEEKK
- a CDS encoding RNA polymerase sigma factor: MLTSSRDAAKDLLKETTAMALTAGTGASVDDENLKGWAFGIMRSIFEKNFSQGVSRQRSVTVSSRRECDIHELSFSRIGDESLPEGTYACSEVTCVLEGLSEEYRKPAEMYFAGYSMKEIAQRLNISTCVAEQRVSYSKGRLRAGLAK